The following coding sequences lie in one Paracidovorax avenae genomic window:
- a CDS encoding NAD-dependent protein deacetylase — protein sequence MQKASLPNSDGPVPLPASAGGLDALLAWARACPRLFVLTGAGCSTASGIPDYRDEGGAWKRSPPVTYQAFMGDEAVRRRYWARSMIGWRVMGGAAPGAAHHALAALEAMGRVEMLLTQNVDGLHTAAGQQRVIDLHGRIDTVRCMACEARMPRADLQSWLEARNPAWAVLEAAAAPDGDADLDCRDFSAFELPVCPHCGGGPLKPDVVFFGESVPRERVEAARAALARSDGLLVAGSSLMVYSGFRFVQAAADAGLPVAAVNRGVTRADGLIAVKVEDDVGRVLEALAQALAPVAGMPPGA from the coding sequence ATGCAGAAAGCATCGCTCCCGAATTCTGACGGGCCTGTGCCTCTGCCGGCCTCTGCCGGCGGGTTGGATGCCCTGCTGGCCTGGGCGCGCGCCTGCCCGCGGCTCTTCGTGCTCACCGGCGCGGGCTGCAGCACGGCGTCCGGCATCCCGGACTACCGTGACGAGGGCGGCGCCTGGAAGCGCTCCCCGCCGGTCACCTACCAGGCCTTCATGGGCGACGAGGCGGTGCGCCGGCGCTACTGGGCGCGCAGCATGATCGGCTGGCGCGTCATGGGCGGCGCCGCGCCCGGGGCCGCGCACCATGCCCTGGCCGCGCTGGAGGCGATGGGCCGCGTGGAGATGCTGCTCACGCAGAACGTGGACGGCCTGCACACGGCCGCGGGGCAGCAGCGGGTGATCGACCTGCACGGGCGCATCGACACGGTGCGCTGCATGGCCTGCGAGGCGCGCATGCCGCGTGCGGACCTGCAATCCTGGCTGGAGGCCCGCAACCCGGCCTGGGCGGTGCTGGAGGCGGCCGCTGCGCCGGACGGCGATGCCGACCTGGACTGCCGCGACTTTTCCGCGTTCGAATTGCCCGTCTGTCCCCATTGCGGCGGCGGTCCCCTGAAGCCGGACGTGGTGTTTTTCGGTGAAAGCGTGCCGCGCGAGCGCGTGGAGGCCGCGCGGGCGGCGCTGGCCCGGTCCGACGGACTGCTCGTGGCGGGATCGTCCCTGATGGTGTATTCGGGTTTCCGCTTCGTGCAGGCGGCCGCGGATGCCGGGCTGCCGGTGGCGGCCGTGAACCGGGGCGTGACGCGCGCCGACGGATTGATCGCGGTCAAGGTCGAGGACGACGTGGGCCGCGTGCTGGAGGCTCTGGCGCAGGCGCTGGCACCGGTCGCAGGGATGCCGCCGGGCGCATGA
- the sbcB gene encoding exodeoxyribonuclease I: protein MHTFFWHDYETFGADPRRDRPAQFAGIRTDADLNEIGEPVMIYCRPAPDYLPDPESCLLTGITPQLCLERGLPEHEFAARIQAELARPGTIGVGYNTIRFDDEITRFMFWRNLIDPYAREWQNECGRWDLLDVVRLTCALRPDGIEWPRKEDGSPSLKLEHLSRANGLLHEAAHDALSDVRATIALARLIRERQPRLFDFALGLRRKDRVAAELRLPATVDTARPFLHVSGMFPADRGCLGILWPLASHPTNRNELIAWDLAHDPSELAGLDAARIRERMFTRTADLPEGMVRLPVKSVHLNKSPMVVGNVNTLTPAMAQRWGIDMERAAAHAEIARALPDMSAIWSEVFARPKEGPADVDQDLYGGFVGNEDRRRLERLRTLPPQELALARPGFDDERLEELAWRYRARNFPETLDEADRERWEALRVARLMEGEGGGLTFDALFARLDTLGETADERGEAILGALYEYAESIAPEF from the coding sequence ATGCATACTTTTTTTTGGCACGACTACGAAACCTTCGGCGCGGACCCGCGGCGCGACCGCCCCGCGCAGTTCGCGGGCATCCGCACGGACGCGGACCTGAACGAGATCGGCGAGCCGGTGATGATCTACTGCCGCCCGGCGCCGGACTACCTGCCCGATCCGGAGTCGTGCCTGCTCACCGGTATCACGCCGCAGCTGTGCCTGGAGCGCGGCCTGCCGGAGCACGAATTCGCCGCGCGCATCCAGGCGGAGCTGGCCCGGCCCGGCACCATCGGCGTGGGCTACAACACGATCCGCTTCGACGACGAGATCACGCGCTTCATGTTCTGGCGCAACCTGATCGATCCCTATGCGCGGGAATGGCAGAACGAATGCGGCCGCTGGGACCTGCTGGACGTGGTGCGGCTGACCTGCGCGCTGCGCCCCGACGGCATCGAGTGGCCGCGCAAGGAGGACGGGTCTCCCAGCCTGAAGCTCGAACACCTGTCGCGTGCCAACGGCCTGCTGCACGAGGCCGCCCACGATGCACTGTCGGACGTGCGCGCCACGATCGCGCTGGCGCGGCTGATCCGCGAGCGCCAGCCGCGGCTGTTCGATTTCGCGCTCGGCCTGCGCCGCAAGGACCGCGTGGCCGCGGAACTGCGCCTGCCGGCCACGGTCGATACCGCGCGCCCCTTCCTGCACGTGTCGGGCATGTTCCCGGCGGACCGCGGCTGCCTGGGTATCCTGTGGCCGCTCGCCAGCCACCCGACCAACCGCAACGAGCTGATCGCGTGGGACCTGGCGCACGACCCGTCCGAACTGGCCGGCCTGGACGCCGCGCGCATCCGCGAGCGAATGTTCACGCGCACGGCCGATCTGCCCGAAGGCATGGTGCGGCTGCCCGTCAAGAGTGTGCACCTGAACAAGTCGCCGATGGTGGTGGGCAACGTCAACACCCTCACACCGGCCATGGCGCAGCGCTGGGGCATCGACATGGAGCGTGCCGCCGCCCATGCCGAGATCGCGCGGGCGCTGCCGGACATGAGCGCGATCTGGTCGGAGGTGTTCGCGCGGCCCAAGGAAGGGCCGGCCGACGTGGACCAGGACCTGTACGGCGGCTTTGTCGGCAACGAGGACCGGCGGCGCCTGGAGCGGCTGCGCACGCTGCCGCCGCAGGAACTGGCGCTGGCCCGGCCTGGCTTCGACGACGAGCGCCTGGAGGAGCTGGCGTGGCGGTACCGTGCGCGCAATTTTCCCGAAACGCTGGATGAGGCGGACCGCGAGCGCTGGGAGGCCCTGCGCGTGGCGCGCCTCATGGAAGGCGAGGGCGGCGGCCTGACGTTCGACGCGCTCTTTGCGCGGCTGGACACGCTGGGCGAAACGGCGGACGAGCGTGGCGAGGCGATCCTGGGAGCGCTGTACGAATATGCAGAAAGCATCGCTCCCGAATTCTGA